The Rhodospirillaceae bacterium genome has a window encoding:
- a CDS encoding DNA translocase FtsK 4TM domain-containing protein — MATSATQIETGPFLPPSMVAAIRRALWAVAGLGILSVALGALVSLLTYSSMDPSLNAATNAEVQNWLGDAGAVFADAILQSLGLAAMVPVIVVTAWGTRVLRAETVSWMWLRLVSIPAAALLLSIGFAGFSQPSSWALPAGVGGFSGHILLDLITTSLSGIGAVQSLKWLAVLLGLAGGLALLQWITTIPVSAYKTSAQWVRREASRSMNWVMALVGNLRSEHSKRAVERAARRAARKTTADKPPAVQKRERIEPKLTHDDFDEDDIYDEDVAQPTPASARDAEIVVARKQASKPSKKELAARQGSLLPATPEGFELPPLDILSMPRVQTTAQLDTQALESNAKMLEGVLQDFGVNGEIVKVRPGPVVTLYELEPAPGTKTARVVSLADDIARSMSAVAVRIAVVPGRSVIGIELPNERRETVYFREMLSSEACDKFDGKLTLALGKDIGGAPVYADLARMPHLLIAGTTGSGKSVAINTMIMSLLYRHTPDDVRILMIDPKMLELSVYDGIPHLLSPVVTEPSKAVTALKWVVREMEDRYRAMSQLSVRNIAGYNQRLKEASKKGKVLTKTVQTGFDMETGKPVYEEQELDLTPLPYIVVIIDEMADLMLVAGKDVEAAVQRLAQMARAAGIHVIMATQRPSVDVITGTIKANFPTRISFQVTSKIDSRTILGEQGAEQLLGQGDMLYMAAGGRVTRVHGPFVTDEEVEEIVTHLKDQGQPSYLDSVTDEDASDLSDVPGFSGGMGGNTDSGDSLFDQAVALVAREQKASTSFVQRHLQIGYNRAARIIEDMEAQGMIGKPNHVGKREVLLPETAER; from the coding sequence ATGGCCACGTCAGCAACGCAGATAGAGACCGGACCCTTTCTGCCGCCCTCCATGGTGGCTGCCATTCGGCGTGCCCTATGGGCCGTCGCCGGGTTAGGCATCTTGTCCGTCGCGCTCGGGGCCCTGGTTTCGTTGCTGACCTACAGTTCCATGGATCCCTCCTTGAATGCGGCGACCAATGCCGAGGTTCAGAACTGGCTGGGCGATGCCGGCGCTGTATTCGCTGATGCCATTTTGCAGTCTCTTGGCTTGGCTGCGATGGTTCCGGTGATTGTTGTTACAGCCTGGGGGACACGGGTTCTGAGGGCAGAAACCGTGTCGTGGATGTGGCTGCGCCTGGTGTCCATTCCTGCTGCGGCGCTGTTGCTATCCATCGGTTTCGCTGGCTTTTCGCAGCCAAGCAGCTGGGCGCTGCCCGCAGGCGTTGGTGGCTTTTCAGGACACATTTTGCTTGATCTGATCACGACGTCGCTGAGCGGCATCGGGGCGGTTCAGAGCTTGAAGTGGCTTGCGGTGCTCCTTGGCCTCGCCGGTGGACTTGCGTTGTTGCAATGGATTACGACGATCCCTGTTTCAGCTTATAAAACATCGGCCCAGTGGGTTCGGCGTGAGGCATCACGATCCATGAATTGGGTGATGGCTTTGGTTGGTAACCTGCGCAGCGAACACTCTAAACGCGCGGTGGAACGGGCCGCAAGACGCGCCGCCCGCAAGACAACAGCAGACAAACCACCTGCGGTGCAAAAACGCGAACGGATTGAGCCCAAACTGACACATGACGACTTTGACGAGGATGACATCTACGATGAAGATGTTGCCCAACCCACGCCCGCATCGGCGAGAGACGCAGAAATTGTTGTTGCGCGTAAGCAAGCCAGCAAACCCTCAAAAAAGGAACTGGCCGCACGGCAGGGATCATTATTACCCGCAACCCCGGAAGGATTTGAACTTCCACCGCTGGACATTCTGAGCATGCCCCGCGTTCAAACAACGGCGCAGTTGGACACCCAAGCGCTAGAGAGCAATGCCAAGATGCTCGAAGGCGTGCTGCAAGATTTTGGCGTGAATGGCGAGATCGTCAAAGTCCGGCCTGGTCCGGTGGTCACCCTATATGAATTAGAACCGGCTCCCGGTACAAAGACCGCACGCGTTGTCTCTCTCGCTGACGATATTGCGCGGTCTATGAGCGCAGTTGCCGTGCGTATTGCTGTGGTACCAGGACGCAGTGTGATTGGCATTGAGCTGCCAAATGAACGGCGCGAAACCGTTTACTTCCGTGAAATGCTCTCCTCTGAAGCCTGCGATAAGTTTGATGGCAAGCTGACGTTGGCTTTGGGCAAAGACATTGGCGGGGCCCCAGTCTATGCCGACCTTGCACGTATGCCTCACCTGTTGATTGCAGGAACAACCGGCTCCGGCAAATCAGTCGCCATCAACACCATGATCATGTCGCTGTTGTATCGTCATACACCCGATGACGTGCGCATTCTGATGATCGATCCGAAGATGCTGGAGCTGTCTGTCTATGACGGAATTCCGCATCTGTTGTCACCGGTGGTAACCGAACCAAGCAAAGCGGTCACCGCCCTAAAGTGGGTGGTGCGTGAGATGGAAGATCGCTACCGTGCCATGAGCCAGCTGAGTGTGCGTAACATTGCTGGATATAATCAGCGTCTGAAGGAAGCCTCAAAAAAGGGCAAAGTTCTGACCAAGACCGTGCAAACCGGTTTTGACATGGAGACCGGTAAACCGGTTTACGAGGAACAAGAACTAGATCTGACGCCGCTGCCCTACATTGTGGTGATTATAGATGAAATGGCCGACCTGATGCTGGTGGCCGGGAAAGACGTTGAAGCCGCCGTGCAGCGCCTGGCGCAGATGGCGCGAGCCGCTGGGATTCATGTGATCATGGCGACACAGCGCCCCTCAGTCGATGTGATTACCGGCACCATCAAGGCCAACTTCCCAACTCGTATTTCGTTCCAAGTGACCTCGAAAATCGATAGCCGCACGATTTTGGGCGAGCAGGGTGCTGAACAACTTCTTGGCCAGGGCGACATGCTCTACATGGCCGCCGGCGGACGCGTCACCCGTGTGCATGGTCCTTTTGTAACGGATGAAGAAGTTGAAGAAATCGTCACGCATCTGAAAGACCAAGGGCAGCCCTCATACCTTGACTCCGTGACCGATGAAGACGCATCTGATCTGTCCGATGTGCCGGGCTTCAGTGGAGGCATGGGCGGCAACACAGACTCTGGGGATAGTTTGTTTGATCAGGCGGTGGCCTTGGTGGCGCGCGAACAGAAAGCTTCAACCAGTTTCGTTCAACGGCATCTGCAAATTGGCTACAACCGGGCGGCCCGCATTATCGAAGATATGGAAGCCCAAGGCATGATTGGTAAACCCAACCATGTGGGTAAGCGCGAAGTGCTCCTGCCGGAAACAGCCGAGAGGTAA
- a CDS encoding exodeoxyribonuclease III, with product MSAPPSTRPHFDQPLRLISWNVNSVRRRLDQVIRVIDRWEPDVICLQELKAKEDVVPVDVLAATGYTHQAIAAQPGYNGVAILSRLPLTDTETFTWAERDDARHVFARIAASGIGVHCVYVPAGGDIPDRVVNPKFDYKLRYLDALSDHFAGNYGFRDPMIMAGDLNVAPLPADVWDHAKLRNIITHTEIEIAALERVKRSLNWIDTQREVTTEDDPVFTWWSYRAADWEATNKGRRLDHIWVTPGLKDRIDDVEVLTAVRHWIPPSDHAPVMLTLSG from the coding sequence ATGTCAGCGCCCCCCTCAACACGCCCTCACTTCGACCAGCCTTTGCGGCTCATTTCCTGGAACGTGAACTCTGTCCGGCGCAGGCTTGATCAGGTGATTCGCGTTATCGACCGCTGGGAACCGGACGTGATTTGCCTGCAAGAATTAAAAGCCAAGGAAGATGTTGTGCCAGTCGATGTCCTTGCCGCCACCGGCTATACCCATCAGGCGATCGCCGCCCAACCGGGATACAACGGCGTGGCGATTCTCTCTCGCCTACCACTAACAGATACCGAAACATTTACCTGGGCAGAGCGGGACGACGCGCGGCATGTGTTCGCGCGGATTGCAGCCAGTGGAATTGGTGTTCACTGCGTTTATGTTCCAGCGGGTGGCGATATTCCTGACCGCGTCGTTAATCCAAAATTTGACTACAAACTCAGATACCTTGATGCCCTGTCAGATCATTTTGCTGGCAACTACGGGTTTCGCGATCCCATGATCATGGCCGGTGACCTGAACGTTGCCCCCTTACCTGCAGATGTTTGGGATCATGCCAAACTCAGAAACATCATCACCCATACAGAAATCGAAATTGCCGCCCTTGAGCGGGTGAAACGGTCTTTGAATTGGATTGATACCCAGCGGGAAGTGACCACCGAAGACGATCCGGTGTTTACCTGGTGGAGTTACCGCGCCGCAGACTGGGAAGCCACCAACAAGGGCCGACGACTTGATCATATCTGGGTGACTCCTGGATTAAAGGATAGGATCGATGATGTTGAGGTTTTGACGGCTGTTCGACATTGGATACCGCCATCAGATCATGCGCCTGTGATGCTGACTCTTTCGGGTTAG
- a CDS encoding outer membrane lipoprotein carrier protein LolA, with translation MRILSSVFIAASLLVIGSTSSANEVEDDAALLARASAYLNKIDTLQARFLQIDGRGGVAEGDLYVDRPGKMRLSYDPPTPILIVADGSYVIYVDLELGEPSYLDIDDTPAGFLLEPDWSFTDDDVIVKDILRQPGVIEITATRADDPSAGDLTFVFSDGPFELRQWRVKDTQSQEITVTLFETKTGIDFDSNLFRYENADVFDDKNR, from the coding sequence ATGAGAATATTGTCGTCGGTCTTTATTGCAGCCAGTCTGCTTGTCATCGGATCAACTTCATCTGCCAATGAAGTTGAAGACGATGCCGCGTTGCTGGCGCGGGCCTCAGCCTATTTGAATAAAATTGATACGCTGCAAGCCCGGTTTTTGCAGATTGATGGCCGCGGCGGCGTGGCCGAGGGTGACTTGTATGTGGACCGGCCCGGTAAAATGCGTCTGTCCTATGATCCACCCACACCCATTTTGATCGTCGCCGATGGCAGCTATGTGATTTATGTGGACCTGGAGCTTGGCGAGCCCAGCTACCTGGATATCGATGACACCCCTGCCGGTTTTCTATTGGAGCCGGACTGGTCGTTTACGGACGATGATGTGATCGTCAAAGACATCCTGCGCCAACCCGGTGTTATTGAAATTACTGCTACCCGCGCCGATGACCCCTCTGCGGGTGATCTTACGTTTGTGTTTTCCGATGGGCCTTTTGAGTTGCGGCAATGGCGGGTGAAAGACACCCAAAGTCAGGAAATCACGGTGACCTTGTTTGAGACAAAAACCGGTATCGATTTCGACTCGAACCTCTTTCGCTATGAAAATGCCGACGTTTTTGACGACAAAAATCGTTAA
- the hslV gene encoding ATP-dependent protease subunit HslV: MASDAAVWHGTTILSVRKGGSVIVAGDGQVTLGQQVIKSNARKVRRLSDGSVIAGFAGATADAFTLFERLEAKLDQYPGQLTRACVELAKDWRTDRYLRRLEAMMAVADKETSLVLTGTGDVLEPEDGLIGIGSGGSYALSAARALIDLDDMDAEAIARKSMGIAADICVYTNDSLVIESL; the protein is encoded by the coding sequence ATGGCTTCCGACGCCGCCGTTTGGCACGGCACCACCATACTCTCTGTGCGTAAGGGGGGCTCCGTCATTGTGGCGGGGGATGGGCAAGTAACCCTGGGACAGCAGGTGATCAAATCTAATGCCCGAAAAGTGCGGCGGTTATCAGACGGCTCTGTGATTGCGGGATTTGCTGGGGCTACTGCAGATGCATTTACTCTGTTTGAACGGCTGGAAGCCAAACTGGATCAATACCCAGGTCAGCTGACCCGCGCCTGCGTCGAACTTGCAAAAGACTGGCGCACAGATCGCTATCTGCGCCGATTGGAAGCGATGATGGCCGTGGCCGATAAAGAGACCTCATTGGTGTTAACCGGAACAGGTGACGTTTTAGAACCTGAAGATGGCTTAATCGGTATTGGGTCGGGCGGGTCTTATGCGTTGTCCGCTGCACGGGCGCTGATCGACCTAGATGATATGGACGCTGAAGCGATTGCCAGAAAATCTATGGGCATCGCGGCTGATATTTGTGTCTACACCAACGACTCCCTTGTTATTGAAAGTCTTTAA